Genomic segment of Aquarana catesbeiana isolate 2022-GZ linkage group LG09, ASM4218655v1, whole genome shotgun sequence:
GAATAGTCAAGTCTGCCCCATGTAGACAGCTCCAAATGTCGAACAGATCATTTGCATGAAAAAAGGGATTACGATCTTTAGAATGTGTTCTTTAGGAGTGGTAGTATTTATGAAGGGATGTCCCACTGAATTACAATCCCCTCCTATAAGCAATGTTCCTTGTTGGTATTTCCCAATCACTTTGAGCAGTTTGGTAAGAAATCTGATCTGTCCGACATTTGGTGCATACAAATTGACCAAAGTAAATAACctattgttaaagtggagttccacccaaaaatggaacttccactttttggaatcccccccccccggtgtcgcatttggcacctttcaggggggaggagggagcagatacctgtctaatacaggtatttgctcccacttcctggcatgaATCACTGCTGCATTCGCGGTGACCTATGCTACctccggcgcctactctgtcctcccccgctgtcttctgggagacagaagacagcagggaccagagaggacgtgcagcgcgactcgcgcatgcgcagtagggaaagaGGAAGTGatgccgcacggcttcacttcctgcttcccttatctaggatggcggcggcggcagcagctgagagccaacggacagatcggcttcagctgccgacattgcgggctccctggacaggtaagtgtccatgtattaaaagtcagcagctgctttAAGTTTTCATGTCAAAATCAAATATCCACCATTAATTTCCTTCCTCAACAGTCGATATAAGTTGAAAAGAGATAGTTCCATGTCTGGCAATAAGAAACCTACTTTCTTCTTGGTTAACAAGGCTGAAAAAACATGCAGGAAGTGAGATGCAATCAGATTGGAGCTTGTTTAAGAAAATTAGTCTCTTATTATTATTTTAGGTACTTacatagtgccatcaatttacacagcactttacatatacgttgtacagtcacatcagtccctaccctcagggagcttacaacctaaggttccTAACACACaatcatacatatactagggccgatttagacaggagccaattaacttaccagcatgtctttagagtgtgggaggaaacccacacgcTTTGCTGAACACCGCGGcatagagagaacatgcaaactccaggtgtTGTGGTCAGAacttgaaccagtgaccctttttgctgcttttGAAGAGCTGACCTCTTATAAGGGCTATTGAGACCCTGGGTGTTAAGCAAAGATATGTTGATAGGCATAATAGCTGTAAAAACAAGGCTAAACAGATGGCTGCATACTTCTTGGTCAGGAAATCAGAGGATAATGAAACACTCCAGCATGATGTCCTTAGATCAAAGTCAAAAAGAACAGTAGTCCATACCAGTCCCAATAGGTTCCAGAGGGAACAAACAAAGTAGCCATAGAGAAGGCCTGTAATTCCTacaagcaagtaaaggcgcaaaaaaacGGAAGCCTTATATTACCATTATGTTAGTGGCAAACTAAAAAGATAAATATAACTAATATAGTCCACAAAAGTCTATATGAGGAGGTGAACTAATATTAGGGAGTCCACACagagggctgccttccagggaGAGCTGAAACCAGGCTCCAAAATCTGCAGGAAAAAACACAAGgaggggaggcgcctctaagtgtagtatgtaagccaatttattaaaaacactttgtacaaacaactcacattttgaaGAATAAAAAACGGCATATAGTGCGGTTATGATCCAAAGAGGGAGTCCATCAGATCGATCACAGGTATCACTGCTGTCTGCCGTGCGTGGGGCTTTGCTGaacaccgctcgagccggccgcggtgGAGATGTAGTTCAAAGCGAGGTCTGGAACGCTGGTGGAGGGCagacgcggagctgtgacgtcactggagagcgacgcgtttcctgagcgtacgagctacgatgtcacggtagccgcgctccttcatcaagctacagATGGATCATAGTGACGGCTTAAATGAGAGATgggggaggaaaagagggaggagaAAGGGAGGAAGCGGAGTAGGATGGAAAAGGGAAAAGTAGTGACCATATAAAAACACTCTATTAAATCTAAAAAGGTGCATGTCTAAAAGTAGTCTCAATTAATAGCAGACTTGCaagtgatatacatatatatatatgaaatgtatctatatgaaaaaacaaataagGGAAGGACggtattaaaaaattaaattaaatataaggacataattaaaataaaaaataataaataaataaataataataaataaataaagatggaTAAATTGGCCAATAAATGTTAAGCGCAGCATGGGGCCAACACATTCTAAGCATTAGATGATAATATTAAAATCTAATAATTAatttaaaattacttaaaaaatggattaaaaaatTGAAAGAACCTCAGTATTACAGTCAGAGGTGTTGGTACATATATGTgttggtacatatatatatatatatatatatatatatatatatatatatatatatatatatatatatacacatgcataaaTGTTTatccatacatacacacatgcacataaATACACCTCTGCTGTATAGCGTTGAAGTGGGTTTAAACTTACTAGGTGCAATCTTGTTTTTAAGACTGGGAGCCCTGTGGTAGATGACTTTGGGGCGAGGTGAGAGTAACCCACCCACACCAAGACCCCCATGTATACAGCAGAGGTGTATttatgtgcatgtgtgtatgtatggatACACATttatgcgtgtgtgtatatatatatatatatatatatatatatatatatatatatatatatatatatatatatgtaccaacACCTCTGACTGTAATACTGAGGTTCTTTCAattttttaatccattttttaagtaattttaaatTAATTATTAGATTTTAATATTATCATCTAATGCTTAGAATGTGTTGGCCCCATGCTGCGCTTAACATTTATTGGCCAATTTAtccatctttatttatttattattatttatttatttattattttttattttaattatgtccttatatttaatttaattttttaataccATCCTTCCcttatttgttttttcatataggtacatttcatatatatatatgtatatcacttGCAAGTCTGCTATTAATTGAGACTACTTTTAGACATGCACCTTTTTAGATTTATAGTGTTTTTATACGGTCACTACTTTTCCCCTTTCCATCCTACTTCGCTTCCTCCCTTtctcctccctcttttcctcccccAACTCTCATTTAAGCCGTCACTACGATCCATctgtagcttgatgaaggagcgcggctaccgtgacatcgtagcccgtacgctcaggaaacgtGTCGctctccagtgacgtcacagctccgcgtcggccctccaccagcgttccaggccttgCTTTGAACTACATCTCcaccgcggccggctcgagcggtgttCAGCAAAGCCCCATGCACGGCAGGCAGCAGTGATACCTGTGATCGATCTGATGGACTCCCTCTTTGGATCATAACCGCACTATATGCCGTTTTTTATTCttcaaaatgtgagttgtttgtacaaagtgtttttaataaattggcTTACATACTACACTTAGAGGGGCCTCCCCTCCTTGTGTTAAGGCCTGTAAttctttttaagcaaaaaaaaagtcaAGAAAACAActataaaaccaaaaataaaaaatggtgaccATGGACAGATGATATTAGAGGCATAATTAGGCATGAGGatattcttttttttaaccaatttcaGCCTTGCCTCCAGAGAATGGATTGTATGCAATTCCCCCTGCCTAGTGATAGTTAACTTGCTGGGATAACCTCATCTGTATACTAGGTTTCTGGTTCCTGAGGGCTTTCATCATAGTTGAAAATTGCTGCCGGTTGAACATTGTTGCTGCAGAGAGATCAGATATACCCTTAAATTTTGACAAGATTGATGGATTATTTTAGCCGCTCGCATagctttttctttaaaataaaaaaaaattaatgcctGCCAAAACATCCCATGGGAATTGCTCAGGAAGGAAAGCTGATTTAGGCAGGTGGTGGGCTCTATCAATTATGAGCTCCCAGTCCTTAGCTTCAGGCAGTAATTCGGAAAGTAATTGGCGGAGAAAGTTGTGAAGTACAGAAGATAGCTGTGCCAGTAGAGGAGTCTGAGCTTGTGTCTTCCGCTGAAGAGTCTGAGTGCAATGTCCCTGTGCCTGCTGAATCACCACCATATTGCTGGACCAGAGCAGTCTGTGAATCAAAGAAGGATGTCAGTTTCTGGGGAGTGGAGCGTTTATTCTGTTGCTTCGGCATGCTCAAGGGTATGCTAAGTATAAGCGCTGCTGCTAACAAGTTGATCCGATGCCTCGGAAGCCACTGCAGAGCCGCTAATACAGACAGGGGAAAAGGAGCTCTTTCAGAACATTCCACTCTTGTCCAGACACGCCCCTCAAAGCAGATTTTTTGACACAGTGTATATAAACAATGTTCAGACACAAGATAGGGGCAAAGTAACATTGTTGCCTTGCTttgttcatctgcagatcaaaaggatGAGCTTCAATCTGCATATGATGTTAGTTAAAGCAGTTAAAGCAAGAATAAAATGTATATGCTTTAGCTACCGTAGGTAATAataaagggaaattgggactttaaatgaagcgtttGGATAGTGGATGTAAATCACACCATGTTTGAATTTCACCATGGAATGTTTAATGATATATAAACAATAAAAGTATGGATTTCATGTACATATAAAAAGCGTACACATGGCATAGGCATAGTAAAAAGGTACAGTTATAACAGCACATGATTCTAGTGGTATAGCATAATACTGTAGGCGACAACATGCCAGATACCGACAATTGTACCCATACGGTAAACATACATTCACTGAGTAGGAACAGATGATATGGTTGAATACATAAGATGGTGATTCAGTAAGTATGGTTGCGTGTAAGATGTATCTGGGGCATCACAGTAAAGCTCAACGCGTTTGGTGGATAGATgaatttccactcatcaggagctgatgcgtcCAAAAATTACTATGGAATATGTATAGAAGTAAAATAAACCATACTGATGATGTAGAGAGAGTAACAAGGTGAATGAACATCCAGTGTATATAAATATTGAACCAGACACACTCACCACCTCAGACAGCGAGTGCAGTGCATGGCGGTGGGTGCAGGGTGGGCTAGGAACATAACctctccacgggagctgaggcggcatatagATGGATGGGACAATCGGGCAGAGAAGGGAAGTGCAAAAAAGTGGCGAAGATCTCATCAAACGGAGCTGAAGTATAGTTGTTGAAACAAGCATACCTGGGAACAAAATATTGAGTATATGTATAATTTGTAGTAGTAGTGCTTAGGATATTAATTAATAATGAACCCAGTAAGTTCCATAGGAGGTAATAATATAAATCTAAATAGTGCAAAAAGGTAGTAGTGGGTCTATATCATAAGTGTTATTGCATGAATATAAGGTTGCAGGGATTGAGTGAAAATGAAATAGTATGAAGTAAAAAGGACATTGTttgactaaaaaataaataaaaaactgagaaAACAGGGTCACCAATAGAAAAAATCTCACCAGACAGTCGCACCCAAGCACCACCAGTATTCCAGGAGACTGGTGTGCATTAACCCCAGGAGGAGACTAGCCGTGGACACAGGAGTGGGGTATACATGTATGCCGCCAACGCCATGTGGGTGCAAGCTGAAGGGGGAGGGACCGCACCTGAACTGAGTAATTACTCAGCAGCCGGCAtgaaaatacccccccaaaaatatgtattatatttgtatacccAATGAGGGCTGGATCACCGTCCcgggaaactcttttttttttttccttctttccatctttatctttcTTCTTTATCCTTTTCTTTTATTGTTTCCTAAAATattatggatacttagtctaataacttgatttatctCTCTAATGTTACATCTATTATTTCAACTAGCGTATAGTAAACGTGGTTGTAAGATAactctaaaattattttattttattaatttattattattttttttatcatattgcaaagatcttctgatgtaTGCTATGTATCCATGTACtgtatcattttattttttcttttgtgaaaactcaataaatatatttaacaagaaaataCCCCCCAATGGGAACACTGGGATCAAACACAAAACACGTTGGTGCAATGACGTCAGAACTGACGTCATACTACGACATAGGAGACGTGGCGTCGATGCGCAGAGGGGTGTCCGCCCGAACCTCCCGATCACAAagtgaaagggggaggaggggaggacccactggcgcatcgcagctcccgcacgTAGGAGGGAACCCAACACAACCCGACAGCCCAAACAACCACACAGAGCACAACACTGGCCGGGTGGAAAACATGCATGGGACACCTAGGAATAAATAGCCATGTGGGACATTGAATCGGTGCCAAGCATGCTGCCTATAAAACCATGTATAGAAATAAAAACCATATAAGCAGATAACTTGATATAAGTACAAAAAAGCAGGATATACATATAAATTGTATCCAGTATATATACCTTAAAATAAGGTGCCCTATGAATGAGGGCAAACTTCACACCGGGAAGGTAGGGGAACACTACCGATCCCATTTATCCAAACGCTTCCATCCCGGGTGCAGGACGCCTATCATTTCAGTTCTGATACATTTCTTAAATTATATACCTAATAATTGATCATATGCATACATGGATTCTATTTCAGGAAGTAGAATTGTGTGAATATGTATGTAAACCAGACAGCAATCAAATATTTCATCATTAGAGGGATTTCAGATGTTCCCGAGATTCAATTTACTATCTTTTTTCTGGTTCTGCTCATTTATCTCATCACTCTTGCTGGCAACATGACCATTATTTTGCTTATCTGCCTGGACCAACATCTCCAGACTCCAATGTACTATTTCCTGGGCAACTTGTCTGTAGTGGATATTTCATGTTCCACCATCACTCTGCATAAGATTCTCACTAGCTTTATTACACATGATAAAACTGTTTCTTACCCTGCTTGCATGGCACAAATGTACATGTTTGGTTCATTGACAGGCCATGAACTCTTGATATTAACAGCCATGAGCTATGATCGCTATGTAGCAATTTGTAAACCTCTACGGTATCACATGGTTATGAATGCTAAGACATGTGCTCTGTTGGCATCTGCTTGTTGGTTGGTTGGGTTTTTACAGGTTGCTCCCCCTCTTGGGATTCTATATAGTTTTTCTTGTTATTCAACAATGGAAATCAACCACTTCTTCTGTGACATTGTCCCCTTGATGAAGATTTCCTGCAATGACACTTCATTTTTGGAAATGCTATTTTTTATAGAAGGTTTGCTCCTCTTGAATTTTACTCCATTTGTTCTCACTTTTATCtcttacatttttattattgttgcCATCATGAGGATACACTCCAATCACGGCAGACGTAAGGCCTTCTACACATGTTCATCTCACCTCACAGTTGTCATATTGCTCTACACAACTCTTGTAAGCCAGTATCTGACACCAAACTTAAATAGCACTTTGGACTCCAAAAAACTTTTCGCTTTGTTTAACACCGCTGCTGTCCCAATGCTTAATCCAATCATCTACAGCCTAAAAAATAAGGATGTGAAAGTAGCTCTTACGCGAAGCTTAGGAAAATTCAGATTGATACCTTGAAGACAacagggttgatttaataaaggcaaatgggCTATTCACTGTGCAAGGGAGTTTTCTTCGTAATTTAGTGAGTGAGGTGATGCTCTGTTGAATTacaccatccaatcatgtacaagcatgtgattgggtattctttgcaatatTAATTTTTACCACATTCAAGTTAATGGGAAATTCCCTTATTAAGTgggcagcctatttgcctttaccaAATCAACCCCAATTTGTTTTAAATTTGCTATTTGTtttaaaacaaaacacaatatatttttctAAACTTAATTACATAACATGTTAGGCTTTATATATGAGCTCAGAGATGGACTAGTGAATGGACTAGATGGATAATTATTTTGTTGAATATTGCAAAATAGTCACCACCAGTTTCAAGTTTTCACAGTTAATATTAATCATTTTGTTGTTCCAGGGTCCATACTAAATTTCCACTTGAGATTTCATCTGGAATTTTTCTGTTAGCAAAAAATGTTTTCTCATTGCAGGTAGATTTTTTTTATGCTAT
This window contains:
- the LOC141107196 gene encoding olfactory receptor 6C3-like — its product is MYVNQTAIKYFIIRGISDVPEIQFTIFFLVLLIYLITLAGNMTIILLICLDQHLQTPMYYFLGNLSVVDISCSTITLHKILTSFITHDKTVSYPACMAQMYMFGSLTGHELLILTAMSYDRYVAICKPLRYHMVMNAKTCALLASACWLVGFLQVAPPLGILYSFSCYSTMEINHFFCDIVPLMKISCNDTSFLEMLFFIEGLLLLNFTPFVLTFISYIFIIVAIMRIHSNHGRRKAFYTCSSHLTVVILLYTTLVSQYLTPNLNSTLDSKKLFALFNTAAVPMLNPIIYSLKNKDVKVALTRSLGKFRLIP